TTGCCATCAAGATGAGTCTTAACAAGTTCTGCTACTGCTTCAGTAATAGTCTGTTTTTTCAACTCTTGCGATAGGCGTTCTGAGATTGATTTTTTTTCAATATCAGAAATTGTGTCTGAATTCATGACAAATTGTTTAAGCTGATCTATTACATCACTTATATTTTTAGATAATTTCTTTTTTTTAATAAGACTCTCTATTGCCGTTATTAATGTAAGAAACTGAGCGCGTACAGAATACTCGTAGTATGAATTACCGTAAAGCTCTAAAGCTAGTCTTTGCTTATCACTGAGTTTAGGATTTAAGTTCATGATAGAATCTAATTCATCTCTAAAGATCTCAATGGATCTAGATGCTAAATAAGTCGCACTTTTGAAACCAACATTTAGAACTATTGCGTCAGTTGCAACTACATCTACTTTACTTACTTTGACACCTATTCTCCATTTTGCTCCAAGCATTAATAAACAGTCTTTGAGGATATGACTTTCTTTTTGCGCTTCATCTTTATCCTCAAATTTGCCTACAGTTATTGCAAATTCATTAATCTGGTCTAAAGAGTCTTTTTTTAGACTTTCAAAAGATAAGAATTTACCTTTCAAGAAATTGAATTTTTGACAATCTAAATTATTCTCAAATATATTTGGACTATCAGTATGAAAAACAATACAGATTTTATACATCCCTATCCTCTTAGGCTATTTTAGTTTTTATTAAATAAAGAATAATTTTTATTGTCTAATATTTTTCGTTTAAAAATCGAACTGATGCTTATCATCATTACTTCAGTTGAGGATTATGATATTTTATCAATTCGTCACCCCATAGATGCAAGCCATATTTTTTCATATTCAAATCTCTAAGCTTTTTAAACTCTGGTGAGATTGGGCTTAAATGACCCAGCTTGTCAAAAGTCTCCTTCCCAGAATCATTTTCACACATAAAAAGCAGACCCAAATAAGCTTTTTGTATAGTTTTATTCTGACGAAGAAACCAATTTTTTTCAGCAATATTTACATCGAATCTTGCTTGAAGTACAACAAACTTGACAAAATCTTTTTCCCTAAAAAATAGTTCATCTTCGATATAGCGTTCTATCTCACTACGGTTGTCTTCACCAAAAAGCTTAGCGATAAAATCAAACATGAAGTATACCTACTTGATTCAAAAACCAGATATTTCCTTTATTTTATTACAAAATCTTTAAATATGTTAATCCAAGACTTTAATATGAATCGGGTTTGTGGGTGATGAGGGACGATCGCTGTTCGATTTGAGGGAATAGGCGATCGGGTTTGTGGGTGGTGATTGGCGATGCTGTTTGATTTGAGAGAATAGGCAAGAGGGTTTTGTGGGTGACGAGGGGCGATCTCTGTTTGGGGTGGGGATTTAGGCGATCGGGTGTTGGGTGATGAGGGGCGATCGCAGTTTGAGGTGAGGGAATAGGCGATTATTCATCTAATCATAAATTTCTCTACGATGTCCGACCTGATGAATAATGACACTTTTTTGTGATTGGGCGATCGCATAAATAACCCGATAATCTCCAACACGCAGCTTAAAAAAGCTTGATAAATTGCCAGAAAGAGATAGAGGCGTAATTTGTTCAAAATTCTCGCCTAACCACTTAATTTTACGAGCTATCCGTATTTGATTAGTGCGATCAATTTTCGCAAGATCCGCGATCGCCTCAGAAGTAAAATCAATGCTATAGCTCATCCCAATTCAGCCCCAATGATTGCATAGTTTGAGCCGCAGGAATAACAGTCGGTTGATGTTGTTGTCGTAATAAACGTTCCACAACCGATGCTTTTAACTTCTTACCTTCATCTAGATCGATATATTCTTCTAGCACTTCAATTACAACTTCACGAACTAGTAAACGAAACTGTTCGGTAGTGAGTTCTTTTATCTGCATAGCACTAAGGATCTACTACTTGGGTTTAACTAATTTTAACTTAGCCGTCAATATAATCGCTGTTTGATTTGAGATTTAGGCAATCGGGTTTTGTAGGTGGTGAAAAGAGCGATCGCTTTATTCTTGTAGTAATTTGAAAAAAGTCTCTTTATCCACATCAATATCTTGAATCATTCCCATCAAAGTACCTTGTTTGATATCTTTCCCAGAATGAATTGGAACAACAACTCTTTTTCCCTGAATATTTTTATAGATAGCATGACTCCCTTTTTGGCGATCGAAATGAAACCCCAACTTTTCGATAACTCTGATAAACTCCTTAGCCTTAACACTTGGAAAGTTGCTCATACCAAAACACTCAGAGGCTTAACAATTAAGTTTTCTCTAGGGATAGGCTGACTATCAGCTATTAAACTTTCAATATATAGCTCAATAGCTTCCGTAATATTAGCGATCGCTTCTTCAAAAGTATCCCCCTGAGAATGACAACCTCTGAGAATAGGACAAAAAGCGTGATAACCTCCATCTTCTTCCTTTTCTAGAAGCACCGTATAGTTATATGCTTTTTTGCTGTTTTTCATATATTCTTGAATTTTTTAAGATATCAATCTCTATATTTCATCTACTCGATCATAATTGATTTTTGTTGATTTAGGCGATCAGGTTTGGTGGGTGGTGAGTGGCGATCGCTGTTTGATGTGGGAAATAGGCGATCGGGTCTTGTGGGTGGTGATTGGCGATCGCAGTGTGGGGTGAGGAAAAGGCGATCGGGTGTTGGGTGATGAGGGGCGATCGCTAACTTACAAACTTAAATCCATCGAAAAAATAATTGCTTTCTTGATTTGCGACATTACATCACTCGGCAAATCTCCCAACTTGCGTTCTAACCTTGCGGTAGGAATAGAAGCAATACCCTGAACATTAGCTATAGATGATTGATTGAGAAACTTCAAGTTAGGAAGTACGACCTCATACTCACTATTTCTATACTGAGTCGTCAATGGAACATAAATCACTAAAACTCTTGGAGGATTTGCATCATAACGAGAAACAATGACAACAGGACGAGTCTTTGCAGCTATCCCTAAATCTGCTAACCAAACTTCACCCTGTTTAATATTCATCCAGCAAATCCAATACTTCCTGCTCCACAGAACGCGATCGCAAAATATCTAACGCATCCTGATCAGCTAAGTCAATTATTTCCAAAATGAACTGTCTCGCCAATTCAGCAACATCTGGCTGCCATCTGGCTAACTTTACATTTAATGTTTCCACCAAAGTATCCATTTTTACCTTTGCATAATGCGTCAGTTTAACCTAGATTAGCATATTTGTTAGTATGCTATCGCTGTTTGGTGTTGAGGGAAATAGGCGATCGGGTTTGTGGATAGAGAGAGGCGATCGCTGTTTGATGTGGAGATTTAGGCGATCGGGTTTATGGGTGATGAGGGGCGATCGCTGTTTGATTTGGAGAAATAGGCGATAGAGCGATAGATCTTTATGAAGAATCATAGAAATTGCGATCGCTAAGAAAGATCAGCTATCATTAAATTAGATCCGAATTAAGTGCTTTGACAACTATGATCGAGCTAAAAAATATCCATTCCCTCAGCGACTTCAAGCGCAACGCCAAAGAATTTATCGAACGCATTAAATCAACACAATCGCCTATGGTTCTAACCGTTAACGGTAAAGCTGAAGTCGTTGTCCAAGATGCTCATGCCTTTCAAGCAATATGCGATCGGGCAGAGCAAGCCGAAGCCGAACTTCGCGCCCTGAAACTCGCAACACTACAACAAGACATTAACCTCGGAATTGCACAACTCAAAAATGGTGATTACACCGAATACGATTCGGACACATTACCCAATCTATTAGAAAACATTAAAAATCGTGGTCAAAAACGCCTAGCTAATAAAAATGAATCGATTTAAGATATCCCGACAAGCAGATCGTGACCTTGAGGATATGTGGGTATATCTTGCTCAAAATGATTCCCTAGCAGCCGATTTATTACTAGCAAAAGTCCTAGACAAGTTTCCTATGCTTGCACAGTTTCCAGAGATGGGTAGAGGCAGAAAAGAGCTTTCAGAAGAACTGCGTAGTTTCCCAGTTAAGCCATACATTATCTTCTACAAAAGAATGGAAACTTACATTGAAATTGTGCGTATTCTGCATCAGTCTAGAGATATTGAAAATCAGTTCTAATACTTGAGTAAAATTCAAGTGTTTTTTTGGATGGAAAGAAAAGGCGATCGCTAGAAATAAAAGTTTGAGCGTTAGCGATCGCATTTTTCGCCATTTCCTCATTCTCAGTCATATCAGATTCATA
This genomic stretch from Pseudanabaena galeata CCNP1313 harbors:
- a CDS encoding HEPN domain-containing protein, which encodes MYKICIVFHTDSPNIFENNLDCQKFNFLKGKFLSFESLKKDSLDQINEFAITVGKFEDKDEAQKESHILKDCLLMLGAKWRIGVKVSKVDVVATDAIVLNVGFKSATYLASRSIEIFRDELDSIMNLNPKLSDKQRLALELYGNSYYEYSVRAQFLTLITAIESLIKKKKLSKNISDVIDQLKQFVMNSDTISDIEKKSISERLSQELKKQTITEAVAELVKTHLDGKEYAYLTEKGISYPSEFVTSCYKVRNKLVHNGSSDEHPFPSGIKNFEELTRLLKLVVADLLLKIIES
- a CDS encoding type II toxin-antitoxin system HicB family antitoxin, whose protein sequence is MKNSKKAYNYTVLLEKEEDGGYHAFCPILRGCHSQGDTFEEAIANITEAIELYIESLIADSQPIPRENLIVKPLSVLV
- a CDS encoding type II toxin-antitoxin system HicA family toxin, which translates into the protein MSNFPSVKAKEFIRVIEKLGFHFDRQKGSHAIYKNIQGKRVVVPIHSGKDIKQGTLMGMIQDIDVDKETFFKLLQE
- a CDS encoding type II toxin-antitoxin system Phd/YefM family antitoxin; this translates as MIELKNIHSLSDFKRNAKEFIERIKSTQSPMVLTVNGKAEVVVQDAHAFQAICDRAEQAEAELRALKLATLQQDINLGIAQLKNGDYTEYDSDTLPNLLENIKNRGQKRLANKNESI
- a CDS encoding type II toxin-antitoxin system RelE family toxin yields the protein MSYSIDFTSEAIADLAKIDRTNQIRIARKIKWLGENFEQITPLSLSGNLSSFFKLRVGDYRVIYAIAQSQKSVIIHQVGHRREIYD
- a CDS encoding type II toxin-antitoxin system RelE/ParE family toxin encodes the protein MNRFKISRQADRDLEDMWVYLAQNDSLAADLLLAKVLDKFPMLAQFPEMGRGRKELSEELRSFPVKPYIIFYKRMETYIEIVRILHQSRDIENQF
- a CDS encoding type II toxin-antitoxin system PemK/MazF family toxin; amino-acid sequence: MNIKQGEVWLADLGIAAKTRPVVIVSRYDANPPRVLVIYVPLTTQYRNSEYEVVLPNLKFLNQSSIANVQGIASIPTARLERKLGDLPSDVMSQIKKAIIFSMDLSL